The proteins below come from a single Panicum hallii strain FIL2 chromosome 7, PHallii_v3.1, whole genome shotgun sequence genomic window:
- the LOC112900154 gene encoding peroxidase 72-like, whose amino-acid sequence MARRQWSSCGGVAVAAVLGLLSVLCAGHPVPGGHGGGGGFPLQPHFYDHTCPQMQAIVGAIVAKAHAEDPRMAASLLRMHFHDCFVQGCDASVLLDADGSGRFVTEKRSNPNKDSLRGFEVIDEIKAAVEHACPHVVSCADIVAVAARDSVVLTGGPGWEVPLGRRDSLTASLSGSNNLIPAPNDSLPTIIGKFANQGLDVVDLVALSGGHTIGDSRCVSFRQRLYGQNNNGQVDRTLNPAYAAELRGRCPRSGGDQNLFALDPASQFRFDNQYYHNILAMNGLLSSDEILLTQGRETMELVHRFAANQGLFFEQFAKSMVKMGNISPLTGHAGEIRNNCRRVNH is encoded by the exons ATGGCGCGGCGTCAGTGGAGCAGCTGTGGCGGCGTCGCGGTGGCGGCTGTGCTCGGGTTGCTGTCCGTGCTCTGCGCGGGGCACCCGGTGCCGGgtgggcacggcggcggcggcgggttccCGCTGCAGCCGCACTTCTACGACCACACGTGCCCGCAGATGCAGGCCATCGTGGGCGCCATCGTGGCGAAGGCGCACGCGGAGGACCCGCGCATGGCGGCATCCCTTTTGCGGATGCACTTCCACGACTGCTTCGTGCAGGGGTGCGACGCCTCCGTGCTGCTCGACGCCGACGGCAGCGGCAGGTTCGTCACCGAGAAGCGCTCCAACCCCAACAAGGACTCGCTCCGCGGGTTCGAGGTCATCGACGAGATCAAGGCCGCGGTCGAGCACGCGTGCCCGCACGTCGTCTCCTGCGCCGAcatcgtcgccgtcgccgccagggACTCCGTCGTCCTG ACGGGCGGACCCGGCTGGGAGGTGCCGCTGGGGAGGAGGGACTCGCTGACGGCGAGCCTGAGCGGCTCCAACAACCTCATCCCCGCCCCCAACGACTCACTCCCTACCATCATCGGCAAGTTCGCCAACCAAGGTCTCGACGTCGTCGACCTCGTCGCCCTCTCAG GAGGGCACACCATCGGCGACTCCCGGTGCGTGAGCTTCCGGCAGCGGCTGTACGGtcagaacaacaacgggcagGTGGACCGCACGCTGAACCCCGCGTACGCGGCGGAGCTGCGGGGGCGGTGCCCGCGGTCAGGCGGCGACCAGAACCTGTTCGCGCTGGACCCAGCGAGCCAGTTCCGGTTCGACAACCAGTACTACCACAACATCCTCGCCATGAACGGGCTGCTCAGCTCCGACGAGATCCTGCTCACGCAGGGCCGCGAGACCATGGAGCTCGTCCACCGCTTCGCCGCCAACCAGGGGCTCTTCTTCGAGCAGTTCGCCAAGTCCATGGTCAAGATGGGCAACATCTCTCCGCTCACCGGCCACGCCGGCGAGATCAGGAACAACTGCAGGAGGGTCAACCACTAA
- the LOC112899078 gene encoding protein SET DOMAIN GROUP 41 isoform X1 has product MEIRARESVNMSEDLTGAIAPYATALHDVFLHSHCSSCFSKLPPQSPSTMSCTMCCSVRYCCSECLSSDSLVHSSSGECCFFMDHLKRASPNYVTEGTSDLRATLRLLYVLEMHDLVSSDSINQCSRIGGLSASGIEEALEEDEEIAERILEGSLLMSSCRKSRAPSYVSLPDGGKVERITLWAVITNSVEVQLSEGLAMGIAVYGPSFSWFNHSCFPNASYRFVLAPKNEDCISHQSNTCVVPASKGVAADVWHAWQYEEANFTNGNALCKYGPRVVVRCTKPINKGDEVCITYIDLLQTKEARHSDLWLKYKFICSCNRCISVPESYVDLILNCDARDLNKPEDVVAAPTVEDLDDDLQQAISEYSSGDDAKACCDMIESMLSENLMRDLQKGEPSGRKHILHPLHRVCFTAYMALASAYRFRALSYKTGSLYGEKSDDLFRMAKAAAAYSLVLAGAMNHLFLSECSFMMPLSHFLIGAGQSLFFLVESMKGETRQYLSEAKFTFPSCPESSAKLDSVKYNEFRLTCEGFGKRMLSLSFHCWSFLVQGLPCLEKIKNPIDFSWLGTAIFPSLLSEEGYANLCAHNPTPFTKEQKECILSLAICCVTYCKYLTSICYGPQHYLTDHAKDLLEGNDPLSQDFGTGNDLQVVTPSDPYR; this is encoded by the exons ATGGAAATAAGGGCTCGGGAATCTGTAAACATGTCAGAGGACCTAACTGGGGCAATTGCACCTTACGCCACCGCCCTGCATGATGTGTTCCTCCACTCCCATTGCTCATCATGCTTCAGCAAGTTACCGCCACAATCCCCCAGCACCATGTCTTGCACAATGTGCTGTTCTGTTCGATACTGCTGCTCGGAGTGCTTAAGCTCAGATTCATTGGTGcattcttcttctggtgaatGTTGCTTCTTTATGGACCACCTCAAGAGAGCCTCCCCTaactatgttactgaaggaacAAGTGATTTACGTGCTACCCTCCGACTTCTTTATGTGCTTGAGATGCATGATCTTGTTTCATCTGATTCAATCAACCAGTGCAGTAGGATTGGTGGTCTTTCAGCAAGTGGTATTGAGGAAGCTctggaggaagatgaggagATTGCTGAGAGGATATTGGAGGGGAGCCTATTGATGTCATCTTGTAGAAAATCAAGGGCACCGTCTTATGTTAGTTTACCCGATGGAGGTAAAGTTGAGAGGATAACATTATGGGCAGTGATTACAAATAGTGTGGAGGTACAGCTTAGCGAAGGGCTGGCTATGGGAATTGCTGTGTATGGCCCGAGTTTCTCATGGTTCAACCATAGCTGCTTTCCGAATGCTTCGTACCGATTTGTATTGGCTCCTAAGAATGAAGACTGTATTTCACACCAATCAAATACATGCGTAGTCCCTGCTAGCAAAGGAGTTGCAGCTGATGTG TGGCATGCTTGGCAGTATGAGGAAGCCAATTTTACCAACGGCAACG CACTCTGCAAATATGGTCCAAGAGTTGTTGTTCGCTGCACAAAACCAATTAACAAGGGAGATGAAGTTTGCATAACATACATTGATCTTCTCCAGACCAAG GAAGCAAGGCATTCGGATCTGTGGTTAAAGTATAAATTCATTTGTTCTTGCAACCGCTGTATATCAGTACCAGAGTCTTATGTGGATCTTATTTTGAAT TGTGATGCTAGGGACTTAAATAAACCAGAGGATGTTGTAGCAGCTCCAACAGTTGAGGATTTGGATGATGACTTACAACAAGCAATATCTGAATACTCATCAGGCGACGACGCCAAAGCTTGCTGTGATATGATTGAAAGCATGCTTTCTGAAAACTTGATGAGAGATTTGCAGAAAGGGGAACCTTCGGGGAGAAAACATATACTACACCCTCTTCACCGTGTCTGTTTTACTGCTTACATGGCACTTGCCTCTGCTTACCGGTTTCGTGCCCTAAGTTATAAAACAGGCAGTTTGTATGGAGAAAAAAGTGATGATCTTTTCAGAATGGCCAAAGCTGCAGCTGCTTATTCATTAGTACTTGCTGGAGCTATGAATCATCTGTTCTTATCTGAATGTTCTTTTATGATGCCACTGTCGCATTTTCTAATAGGTGCTGGGCAGTCGTTGTTTTTTCTTGTTGAATCTATGAAGGGAGAGACGAGGCAGTATTTATCTGAGGCTAAGTTCACCTTTCCTTCATGTCCAGAAAGTTCGGCAAAACTTGATTCAGTGAAGTACAATGAGTTCAGATTAACTTGTGAAGGATTTGGCAAACGAATGTTATCTTTGTCATTTcattgctggtcatttcttgtCCAAGGTTTACCCTGCCTGGAAAAGATTAAGAATCCTATAGATTTCAGTTGGCTTGGAACAGCAATATTTCCGTCTCTCCTTTCCGAGGAAGGTTATGCCAATCTTTGTGCACATAATCCTACACCTTTCACAAAGGAACAGAAAGAGTGCATTCTTAGTTTGGCTATTTGTTGTGTCACCTATTGCAAATACCTCACTAGTATATGCTATGGCCCACAGCATTATCTGACAGACCATGCTAAAGATTTACTTGAAG GAAATGATCCACTCAGTCAAGATTTTGGAACTGGCAATGACTTGCAAGTTGTAACACCCTCAGATCCTTACAGATGA
- the LOC112899078 gene encoding protein SET DOMAIN GROUP 41 isoform X2, with protein sequence MEIRARESVNMSEDLTGAIAPYATALHDVFLHSHCSSCFSKLPPQSPSTMSCTMCCSVRYCCSECLSSDSLVHSSSGECCFFMDHLKRASPNYVTEGTSDLRATLRLLYVLEMHDLVSSDSINQCSRIGGLSASGIEEALEEDEEIAERILEGSLLMSSCRKSRAPSYVSLPDGGKVERITLWAVITNSVEVQLSEGLAMGIAVYGPSFSWFNHSCFPNASYRFVLAPKNEDCISHQSNTCVVPASKGVAADVWHAWQYEEANFTNGNALCKYGPRVVVRCTKPINKGDEVCITYIDLLQTKCDARDLNKPEDVVAAPTVEDLDDDLQQAISEYSSGDDAKACCDMIESMLSENLMRDLQKGEPSGRKHILHPLHRVCFTAYMALASAYRFRALSYKTGSLYGEKSDDLFRMAKAAAAYSLVLAGAMNHLFLSECSFMMPLSHFLIGAGQSLFFLVESMKGETRQYLSEAKFTFPSCPESSAKLDSVKYNEFRLTCEGFGKRMLSLSFHCWSFLVQGLPCLEKIKNPIDFSWLGTAIFPSLLSEEGYANLCAHNPTPFTKEQKECILSLAICCVTYCKYLTSICYGPQHYLTDHAKDLLEGNDPLSQDFGTGNDLQVVTPSDPYR encoded by the exons ATGGAAATAAGGGCTCGGGAATCTGTAAACATGTCAGAGGACCTAACTGGGGCAATTGCACCTTACGCCACCGCCCTGCATGATGTGTTCCTCCACTCCCATTGCTCATCATGCTTCAGCAAGTTACCGCCACAATCCCCCAGCACCATGTCTTGCACAATGTGCTGTTCTGTTCGATACTGCTGCTCGGAGTGCTTAAGCTCAGATTCATTGGTGcattcttcttctggtgaatGTTGCTTCTTTATGGACCACCTCAAGAGAGCCTCCCCTaactatgttactgaaggaacAAGTGATTTACGTGCTACCCTCCGACTTCTTTATGTGCTTGAGATGCATGATCTTGTTTCATCTGATTCAATCAACCAGTGCAGTAGGATTGGTGGTCTTTCAGCAAGTGGTATTGAGGAAGCTctggaggaagatgaggagATTGCTGAGAGGATATTGGAGGGGAGCCTATTGATGTCATCTTGTAGAAAATCAAGGGCACCGTCTTATGTTAGTTTACCCGATGGAGGTAAAGTTGAGAGGATAACATTATGGGCAGTGATTACAAATAGTGTGGAGGTACAGCTTAGCGAAGGGCTGGCTATGGGAATTGCTGTGTATGGCCCGAGTTTCTCATGGTTCAACCATAGCTGCTTTCCGAATGCTTCGTACCGATTTGTATTGGCTCCTAAGAATGAAGACTGTATTTCACACCAATCAAATACATGCGTAGTCCCTGCTAGCAAAGGAGTTGCAGCTGATGTG TGGCATGCTTGGCAGTATGAGGAAGCCAATTTTACCAACGGCAACG CACTCTGCAAATATGGTCCAAGAGTTGTTGTTCGCTGCACAAAACCAATTAACAAGGGAGATGAAGTTTGCATAACATACATTGATCTTCTCCAGACCAAG TGTGATGCTAGGGACTTAAATAAACCAGAGGATGTTGTAGCAGCTCCAACAGTTGAGGATTTGGATGATGACTTACAACAAGCAATATCTGAATACTCATCAGGCGACGACGCCAAAGCTTGCTGTGATATGATTGAAAGCATGCTTTCTGAAAACTTGATGAGAGATTTGCAGAAAGGGGAACCTTCGGGGAGAAAACATATACTACACCCTCTTCACCGTGTCTGTTTTACTGCTTACATGGCACTTGCCTCTGCTTACCGGTTTCGTGCCCTAAGTTATAAAACAGGCAGTTTGTATGGAGAAAAAAGTGATGATCTTTTCAGAATGGCCAAAGCTGCAGCTGCTTATTCATTAGTACTTGCTGGAGCTATGAATCATCTGTTCTTATCTGAATGTTCTTTTATGATGCCACTGTCGCATTTTCTAATAGGTGCTGGGCAGTCGTTGTTTTTTCTTGTTGAATCTATGAAGGGAGAGACGAGGCAGTATTTATCTGAGGCTAAGTTCACCTTTCCTTCATGTCCAGAAAGTTCGGCAAAACTTGATTCAGTGAAGTACAATGAGTTCAGATTAACTTGTGAAGGATTTGGCAAACGAATGTTATCTTTGTCATTTcattgctggtcatttcttgtCCAAGGTTTACCCTGCCTGGAAAAGATTAAGAATCCTATAGATTTCAGTTGGCTTGGAACAGCAATATTTCCGTCTCTCCTTTCCGAGGAAGGTTATGCCAATCTTTGTGCACATAATCCTACACCTTTCACAAAGGAACAGAAAGAGTGCATTCTTAGTTTGGCTATTTGTTGTGTCACCTATTGCAAATACCTCACTAGTATATGCTATGGCCCACAGCATTATCTGACAGACCATGCTAAAGATTTACTTGAAG GAAATGATCCACTCAGTCAAGATTTTGGAACTGGCAATGACTTGCAAGTTGTAACACCCTCAGATCCTTACAGATGA